A single genomic interval of Theropithecus gelada isolate Dixy chromosome 16, Tgel_1.0, whole genome shotgun sequence harbors:
- the LOC112609697 gene encoding zinc finger protein 594-like, whose translation MKERKSKMEISEEKESARAASEKLQRQITQECELVETSNSEDRLLKHWVSPLKDAVRHLPSQERSIREMRIIPKKAIVGEIGHGCNEGEKILSAGESSHRYEVSGQNFKHKSGLTEHQKIHNINKTYECKECGKTFNRSSNLIIHQRIHPGNKPYVCNECGKDSDQSSNLIHQRINTGKKPYICHECGKDFNQSSNLLRHKQIHRGGNPYECKECGKAFKGSSNLVLHQRIHSVGKRYLCNKCGKAFSQSSHLVTHQRIHTGEKPLKCNECEKAFRQHSHLTEHQRLHSGEKPYECHKRGKTVSGRTAFLKHQRLHAGEKLEECEKTFSKDEELTEEQRLQQEEKAYLCNQCGRTFQGSSDLIRHQVTHTREKPYVCKECGKTFNKSSHLVRHHRIHSGERPYVCTKCGKSFMSSSELNTHHRVHTGEKPHECSECGKSFSHRSHLVTHQKIHTGEKPYQCTECRKAFRQRSVLIRHQRIHSGEKPYECKECGKLFMWRKAFLRHQRLHAGEKLECEKTFSKDEELRREQRTHQEEKAYWCNRCGRNFQGSSDFIRHQVTHTGEKPYECKECGKTFNESSDLLKHHRIHSGEKPYVCTKCGKSFRGSSDLIRHYHIHTGEKPYECPECGKAFSRNSHLIGHQRIHTREKPFECSNCGKAFSGRTAFLKHQKLHIGKEFEDFKRVYKQDLF comes from the coding sequence ATGAAGGAACGAAAATCAAAGATGGAAATTTCTGAAGAAAAGGAGTCAGCGAGGGCTGCATCCGAAAAACTCCAAAGACAGATCACCCAGGAATGTGAGTTAGTTGAAACCAGTAATTCTGAGGACAGATTATTGAAGCACTGGGTAAGCCCTTTAAAGGATGCAGTGAGACATCTCCCTTCCCAAGAGAGAAGTATCAGGGAAATGCGTATTATCCCCAAGAAAGCCATTGTGGGAGAGATTGGCCATGGATGTAACGAAGGAGAAAAAATACTTTCTGCAGGAGAAAGCTCCCATAGATATGAGGTTAGTGGCCAAAACTTCAAACATAAATCAGGATTAACAGAACATCAGAAAATTCATAATATAAATAAGacctatgaatgtaaggaatgtggaaaaACCTTCAACAGGAGTTCAAACCTGATAATACATCAGAGAATTCATCCTGGAAATAAACCATATGtgtgtaatgaatgtgggaaagaCTCTGATCAAAGTTCAAATCTTATACATCAGAGAATTAATACAGGAAAGAAACCTTACATATGTCATGAATGTGGAAAAGACTTCAATCAGAGCTCTAATCTGCTGAGACATAAGCAAATTCACAGAGGCGGGAATCCCTATGAGTGCAAAGAGTGTGGGAAGGCTTTTAAGGGAAGCTCAAACCTTGTCCTACATCAGAGAATCCACAGTGTGGGGAAGCGATATTTATGCAATaaatgtgggaaggccttcagtCAAAGTTCCCACCTTGTCacacatcagagaattcacactggagagaaacccctCAAGTGTAATGAATGTGAAAAAGCCTTCAGGCAGCATTCTCACCTTACTGAACACCAGAGACTCCACagtggagagaaaccctatgaatgtcaCAAACGTGGGAAGACCGTCAGTGGGCGCACAGCTTTCCTCAAACATCAGAGACTGCACGCTGGAGAGAAACTTGAAGAATGTGAGAAAACCTTCAGCAAGGATGAGGAGCTTACAGAAGAGCAGAGACTTCAGCAGGAAGAAAAAGCTTATTTGTGTAATCAGTGTGGTAGGACTTTCCAGGGCAGCTCAGACCTCATCAGACATCAGGTAACTCATACTAGAGAGAAACCGTATGtatgtaaagaatgtgggaaaacTTTCAATAAGAGCTCACACCTTGTGAGACATCACAGAATTCACAGTGGAGAAAGACCTTATGTATGCACCAAATGTGGGAAATCTTTTATGAGTAGCTCAGAACTTAATACACACCATCGtgttcatactggagagaaacctcaTGAATGTagtgaatgtgggaaatcctTCAGCCACAGATCACACCTTGTTACACACCAGAAAatccatactggagagaagccctatcAGTGCACTGAATGTAGGAAAGCTTTCAGGCAGCGTTCCGTCCTTATTcgacatcagagaattcacagtggtgagaagccctatgaatgtaaggaatgtgggaaactCTTCATGTGGCGCAAGGCTTTCCTCAGACATCAGAGATTGCATGCTGGAGAGAAACTTGAATGTGAGAAAACCTTTAGCAAGGATGAGGAGCTTAGGAGAGAGCAGAGAACTCACCAGGAAGAGAAAGCTTATTGGTGTAATCGGTGTGGTAGGAATTTCCAGGGCAGCTCAGACTTCATCAGACATCAGGTaactcatacaggagagaaaccctatgaatgtaaagaatgtgggaaaacTTTCAATGAGAGCTCAGACCTTCTGAAACATCATAGAATTCACAGTGGAGAAAAACCTTATGTATGCACCAAATGTGGGAAATCTTTTAGGGGAAGCTCAGATCTTATTAGACACTATCATattcatacaggagagaaaccctatgaatgccctgaatgtgggaaggccttcagtCGGAACTCACACCTTATCGGTCATCAAAGAATTCATACCAGAGAGAAACCCTTTGAATGTAGCAACTGTGGTAAGGCCTTCAGTGGGCGGACAGCTTTTCTTAAACACCAGAAACTTCACATTGGAAAGGAATTTGAGGACTTTAAGAGAGTCTACAAACAGGACCTATTCTAA